Proteins encoded by one window of Dietzia sp. B32:
- a CDS encoding IclR family transcriptional regulator, with protein sequence MTRPDVVSTPARPGGDGGDRSASPDFVQSLARGLSVIRAFDARQPRQTLSDVARNTGLTRATARRFLHTLVELGYVDTADSVFWLTPRVLDLGYSYLSSLPLTDLAQPHLEKLSSRLGESSSVAVLDGSDIVYVGRVQVRRIMTIGITIGTRFPAYATSMGRVLLASLPAEDLDAYLAATDLRALTPHGLADEAALRAELSRVAERGWCVVDQELEPGLRSVAAPVHDRHGAVRAALNVSTHAARYSPDQLHDEVIPELLATTRALSADLAIVNR encoded by the coding sequence CTCCCCCGACTTCGTCCAGTCACTCGCACGCGGACTGTCGGTCATCCGGGCGTTCGACGCCCGCCAGCCGCGCCAGACCCTCAGTGACGTCGCGCGCAACACCGGCCTGACCCGGGCGACCGCCCGCCGCTTCCTCCACACCCTCGTCGAACTGGGGTACGTGGACACGGCGGACTCGGTCTTCTGGCTCACCCCCCGCGTCCTGGACCTCGGGTACAGCTACCTGTCCTCCCTGCCGCTGACCGACCTCGCCCAGCCGCACCTGGAGAAGCTCAGCTCGCGGCTCGGCGAGTCGTCCTCGGTGGCGGTGCTCGACGGTTCCGACATCGTCTACGTGGGTCGCGTCCAGGTGCGTCGCATCATGACGATCGGCATCACCATCGGCACCAGGTTCCCCGCCTACGCCACGTCGATGGGTCGGGTCCTGCTGGCGTCGCTGCCGGCGGAGGACCTCGACGCCTACCTCGCCGCGACCGACCTGCGGGCCCTCACCCCACACGGACTGGCCGACGAGGCCGCGCTCCGCGCGGAGTTGTCGCGGGTGGCCGAGCGCGGCTGGTGCGTGGTCGACCAGGAACTCGAACCGGGCCTGCGTTCCGTGGCCGCCCCGGTCCACGACCGCCACGGCGCGGTCCGCGCAGCCCTCAACGTCTCCACCCACGCCGCCCGCTACTCCCCCGACCAGCTCCACGACGAGGTCATCCCCGAGCTGCTGGCCACCACCCGCGCGCTGTCGGCCGACCTCGCCATCGTCAACCGCTGA
- a CDS encoding acetyl-CoA C-acetyltransferase has protein sequence MRDVVICQPLRTPVGRFGGVFRDLDANTLATDLLAALVERTGLTGADVDDVVLGQGSPSGEGPAIGRIAALDSPLGIDVPGMQLDRRCGSGLQAVITGALQVASGGMDLVVAGGVESMSQVEFYASPSPRWGIRGDGISLVDRLGRARTTVGGRSHVIDGGMIETAENLRREYGIGRDEQDRLAVQSHQRAVAAQESGVFAEEIVPVTVPQRKGEDLVVDTDEHPRADSTVEALARLRPIMGRTDPEATVTAGNASGQNDGAAMCIVTTADKASALGLTPLVRLASWAVAGVAPETMGIGPVPAAAKALGRLGLTLSDMGVIELNEAFAAQALSVMREWDIDPSSEHLNPHGSGISLGHPVGATGARMLATLSREMVRRDVQWGLETMCIGGGQGLAAVFERV, from the coding sequence ATGCGTGACGTCGTCATCTGCCAACCCCTCCGCACCCCGGTCGGGCGATTCGGCGGGGTGTTCCGCGACCTGGACGCGAACACCCTCGCCACCGACCTGCTCGCCGCCCTCGTCGAGCGGACCGGCCTGACCGGAGCCGACGTCGACGACGTCGTGCTGGGGCAGGGCTCGCCGAGCGGTGAGGGACCGGCCATCGGCCGCATCGCCGCACTCGACTCCCCGCTCGGGATCGACGTACCGGGCATGCAGCTCGACCGGCGTTGCGGCTCCGGCCTCCAGGCGGTCATCACCGGCGCGCTCCAGGTGGCCTCCGGCGGTATGGACCTCGTCGTGGCCGGCGGCGTCGAGTCGATGAGCCAGGTGGAGTTCTACGCCTCACCCAGCCCCCGCTGGGGCATCCGCGGGGACGGGATCTCGCTGGTCGACCGCCTCGGACGGGCCCGCACCACGGTCGGCGGTCGCTCGCACGTCATCGACGGCGGGATGATCGAGACCGCCGAGAACCTCCGGCGCGAGTACGGCATCGGGCGGGACGAGCAGGACCGGCTGGCCGTGCAGTCCCACCAGCGCGCCGTGGCCGCGCAGGAGTCCGGGGTGTTCGCCGAGGAGATCGTCCCGGTGACCGTCCCACAGCGTAAGGGTGAGGACCTCGTCGTCGACACCGACGAGCACCCCCGGGCCGACAGCACCGTGGAGGCGCTGGCGCGCCTGCGACCCATCATGGGCCGCACCGACCCCGAGGCCACCGTCACCGCCGGCAACGCCTCCGGCCAGAACGACGGCGCCGCGATGTGCATCGTCACCACCGCGGACAAGGCCTCCGCCCTCGGCCTCACCCCGCTCGTCCGCCTCGCCTCGTGGGCCGTCGCGGGGGTGGCCCCCGAGACGATGGGCATCGGGCCGGTCCCCGCCGCGGCCAAGGCCCTCGGCCGGCTCGGGCTGACGCTGTCGGACATGGGCGTCATCGAACTCAACGAGGCGTTCGCCGCGCAGGCGCTGTCCGTCATGCGCGAATGGGACATCGATCCGTCCTCCGAGCACCTCAACCCCCACGGCTCCGGCATCTCCCTGGGCCATCCCGTCGGGGCGACCGGTGCCCGCATGCTGGCGACGCTGTCCCGCGAGATGGTGCGTCGAGACGTGCAGTGGGGACTGGAGACCATGTGCATCGGCGGCGGTCAGGGCCTGGCCGCGGTGTTCGAGCGGGTCTGA
- the catC gene encoding muconolactone Delta-isomerase, which translates to MALFHVRMDVHIPHDLDPEVRADTLAREKAYSQDLQRSGKWRELWRIVGQYSNISIFDVESADELHEILQGLPLFPYMDMQVMALTRHPSRVD; encoded by the coding sequence ATGGCACTGTTCCACGTCCGCATGGACGTCCACATCCCGCACGACCTGGACCCCGAGGTCCGCGCCGACACCCTGGCCCGCGAGAAGGCCTACAGCCAGGACCTGCAGCGGTCGGGCAAGTGGCGTGAGCTCTGGCGGATCGTCGGCCAGTACTCGAACATCAGCATCTTCGACGTCGAGTCGGCTGACGAGCTGCACGAGATCCTCCAGGGTCTGCCGCTGTTCCCGTACATGGACATGCAGGTCATGGCCCTTACCCGGCACCCCTCGCGCGTCGACTGA
- a CDS encoding muconate/chloromuconate family cycloisomerase encodes MSDLTIRSVETRILDVPLIRPHKFATTTATAQSILLVSVTTESGVIGYGEGVTPGGPWWGGESAETMQVLVEKYLAPVAIGRRVDEIPAVLEAMEGVVARGRFAKASLEIAMFDAWARSLDVPVRSLLGGAVRDSIECTWALGAMPLEEMVDEIDELLAADRHRTFKLKMGALDPAEDVARIAALAERLDGRAGLRVDINARWDRFTANVHLPALVDAGIELIEQPTPTEQIEVLAELNRSLPVQFMADESVQSPHDALEVARRDAAGVIAVKTTKLGGLTRGKEVVAIARAAGIACHAATSLEGPIGTVASLHLACAEPGFNYGSELFGPLLLAETYVTTPIRYEAGRVHLPAGPGLGVEIDHDAVEKFTRR; translated from the coding sequence ATGTCTGACCTGACCATCCGTTCCGTGGAGACACGGATCCTCGACGTGCCGCTCATCAGACCGCACAAGTTCGCCACGACCACCGCCACCGCCCAGTCGATCCTGCTCGTCTCGGTCACCACCGAGTCCGGGGTCATCGGCTACGGGGAGGGCGTGACCCCGGGCGGACCGTGGTGGGGCGGTGAATCCGCCGAGACCATGCAGGTCCTGGTGGAGAAGTACCTCGCCCCGGTCGCCATCGGCCGGCGCGTCGACGAGATCCCCGCCGTCCTCGAGGCGATGGAGGGCGTCGTGGCCCGCGGCCGCTTCGCCAAGGCCTCCCTCGAGATCGCCATGTTCGACGCGTGGGCCCGGTCGCTGGACGTGCCGGTGCGTTCGCTGCTCGGCGGCGCGGTCCGGGATTCGATCGAGTGCACCTGGGCCCTCGGTGCCATGCCGCTCGAGGAGATGGTCGACGAGATCGACGAGCTGCTGGCGGCGGACCGTCACCGTACGTTCAAGCTGAAGATGGGCGCCCTGGACCCGGCCGAGGACGTCGCCCGCATCGCCGCGCTGGCCGAGCGCCTCGACGGGCGGGCCGGCCTGCGGGTGGACATCAACGCCCGCTGGGACCGGTTCACCGCGAACGTCCACCTCCCGGCGCTCGTGGACGCCGGCATCGAGCTGATCGAGCAGCCGACCCCCACGGAGCAGATCGAGGTGTTGGCCGAGCTCAACCGCTCGCTGCCGGTGCAGTTCATGGCCGACGAGTCGGTCCAGTCCCCGCATGACGCCCTCGAGGTGGCGCGTCGGGACGCGGCCGGGGTGATCGCGGTGAAGACCACCAAGCTCGGCGGCCTGACCCGTGGCAAGGAGGTCGTGGCGATCGCCCGCGCGGCCGGGATCGCGTGCCACGCCGCCACGTCTCTCGAGGGGCCGATCGGGACGGTCGCCTCGCTGCACCTCGCGTGCGCGGAGCCCGGTTTCAACTACGGCTCGGAGCTGTTCGGCCCGCTGCTGTTGGCCGAGACCTACGTGACCACCCCGATCCGTTACGAGGCCGGCCGGGTTCACCTGCCGGCCGGGCCGGGCCTGGGCGTCGAGATCGACCACGACGCCGTCGAGAAGTTCACGCGCCGCTGA
- the catA gene encoding catechol 1,2-dioxygenase, with translation MTSTAVPTAAGSGSAATDKFKGSRFTADTSTERAAAIYKDVLTKLSEVIFEHEVTYDEYRVLKQWLIEVGEGGEWPLWLDVFLEHFIEDSNSRIFNGTKGSIEGPYYVPNAPDLGAKGVMPMREDEKGTQFVFKGQVRDLDGTGIEGASVELWHADADGYYSQFDDGLGIPEWNLRGTFTTDSEGNFHITTVQPAPYQIPHDGPTGEFIASYGGHPWRPAHLHLKVTAPGKRLITTQLYFQGGKWVEDDVAGAVKPELILDPKPNSDGIDEVVYDFVLDPVSEKRFVA, from the coding sequence ATGACCAGCACCGCAGTGCCCACCGCCGCCGGCTCCGGCTCCGCCGCGACGGACAAGTTCAAGGGCAGCCGCTTCACGGCCGACACGAGCACCGAGCGCGCCGCCGCCATCTACAAGGACGTGCTCACCAAGCTGTCCGAGGTGATCTTCGAGCACGAGGTCACCTACGACGAGTACCGCGTCCTCAAGCAGTGGCTCATCGAGGTCGGCGAGGGCGGCGAGTGGCCGCTGTGGCTCGACGTGTTCCTGGAGCACTTCATCGAGGACTCCAACAGCCGCATCTTCAACGGCACCAAGGGCTCCATCGAGGGCCCCTACTACGTGCCGAACGCCCCGGACCTCGGCGCCAAGGGCGTCATGCCCATGCGTGAGGACGAGAAGGGCACACAGTTCGTGTTCAAGGGCCAGGTCCGCGACCTCGACGGCACGGGCATCGAGGGCGCGTCCGTCGAGCTGTGGCACGCCGACGCCGACGGCTACTACTCGCAGTTCGACGACGGCCTGGGCATCCCCGAGTGGAACCTGCGCGGCACCTTCACCACGGACTCGGAGGGCAACTTCCACATCACCACGGTCCAGCCGGCCCCGTACCAGATCCCGCACGACGGCCCGACCGGTGAGTTCATCGCCAGCTACGGTGGCCACCCGTGGCGTCCGGCGCACCTGCACCTGAAGGTCACCGCCCCCGGCAAGCGCCTCATCACCACCCAGCTGTACTTCCAGGGTGGCAAGTGGGTCGAGGACGACGTGGCCGGTGCCGTCAAGCCCGAGCTGATCCTGGACCCGAAGCCCAATAGCGATGGGATCGACGAGGTCGTCTACGACTTCGTCCTGGACCCCGTCTCCGAGAAGCGTTTCGTGGCCTGA